The Octadecabacter arcticus 238 genome contains a region encoding:
- a CDS encoding glycosyltransferase family 25 protein, with amino-acid sequence MMWPSYPINLADNTARPDNSTAQFMAQAIPFERINAVNGWALTPSQIAQNYDVAANKTHAKAPLVASEIGCYLSHIAAWTRIANGDAAGGFVFEDDFLADDTSGATLADLNVAQSDWDMVKLFSFDQSPKAVFETTHGTKRLVVPYRVPTCLIGYGMTKQAAQKLLYSCA; translated from the coding sequence ATGATGTGGCCAAGCTACCCGATCAATCTGGCGGACAATACCGCGCGGCCGGACAATTCAACGGCGCAGTTTATGGCACAGGCTATCCCGTTTGAGCGTATCAATGCCGTCAACGGGTGGGCGCTAACCCCTAGCCAAATCGCACAAAACTATGATGTCGCAGCCAATAAGACCCATGCCAAAGCACCCTTGGTCGCGTCCGAGATTGGCTGCTACCTTAGCCACATCGCCGCTTGGACACGCATTGCCAACGGCGACGCTGCGGGCGGATTCGTCTTTGAGGATGACTTTCTGGCGGATGATACGTCGGGGGCTACGCTTGCCGACCTGAACGTCGCGCAAAGCGATTGGGATATGGTCAAGCTGTTCTCCTTTGATCAATCGCCTAAGGCGGTCTTTGAGACGACACACGGAACCAAACGTCTCGTCGTTCCGTACCGCGTGCCCACGTGCTTGATCGGCTATGGGATGACCAAGCAGGCGGCGCAAAAGCTGCTATACTCCTGCGCCTGA
- the tnpC gene encoding IS66 family transposase → MDQVTALEQLLATALRRIAELEAALASMAQENADLRRQLAKNSSNSSKPPSSDGLKKPVPRSLRGKSGKKSGGQVGHRGDTLRQTATPDFVERHEAEACGTCQHGLTAGMIKAVERRQVYDIPVPRLEVTEHQAAIYCCGHCRATTTATFPDGVNAHVQYGKRIRAAAVYCNVQQLIPEDRVCQLLRDLFGATSLCAASVTNWVNGTARTLGGVVEHILARLNEGGVRHLDETGLRVDGKLHWLHSISDLAFTHYRISAKRGAVPSFLTGGTIVHDHWKSYYAHMSGVDAHALCGAHHLRELKAIEEIEKEPWACAMSVLLNSANQLKCAAQGRGETELPTSVHHDILTKYMAILTEGLAFHERQDPLARRTGARGRKARRPGHNLLVRLRDYRDDVLRFLTDFTVPFTNNQAERDLRMMKLRMKISGTFRTLEGAQVFADIRSVISTVRKHGGNILETLTLSPQQIIARL, encoded by the coding sequence ATGGACCAAGTTACTGCTCTTGAACAACTCCTCGCCACGGCTCTGCGCAGGATCGCCGAGTTGGAAGCCGCGTTGGCGAGCATGGCGCAAGAGAATGCGGATCTGCGGCGTCAGTTGGCCAAGAACAGCAGTAATAGCAGCAAGCCGCCTTCGAGTGATGGGTTGAAGAAGCCGGTACCGCGTAGCCTGCGTGGTAAGTCCGGTAAGAAAAGTGGTGGCCAAGTTGGCCACCGAGGCGACACCCTACGTCAGACAGCAACGCCTGACTTTGTGGAGCGACATGAGGCTGAGGCCTGTGGCACCTGTCAGCATGGCTTGACGGCTGGGATGATCAAGGCGGTGGAGAGGCGTCAGGTTTATGACATACCGGTGCCGCGTCTGGAGGTCACAGAGCATCAGGCAGCGATTTATTGTTGTGGCCATTGCCGAGCCACGACGACAGCCACCTTTCCCGATGGCGTGAATGCACACGTGCAATACGGTAAGCGCATTCGGGCGGCGGCGGTCTACTGCAATGTTCAGCAGCTGATCCCCGAGGATCGGGTCTGCCAACTCCTGCGTGATTTGTTTGGTGCCACCAGCCTATGCGCGGCCAGCGTGACCAACTGGGTGAACGGCACAGCGCGTACCTTGGGTGGCGTCGTCGAACACATTCTGGCCCGGCTCAATGAAGGCGGCGTTCGGCATCTGGATGAGACCGGACTTCGTGTTGATGGTAAGCTGCACTGGCTGCACTCAATCAGCGATCTCGCCTTCACGCATTATCGCATCAGCGCCAAGCGCGGTGCTGTTCCATCCTTCCTGACCGGCGGGACAATTGTTCATGACCACTGGAAGTCCTATTACGCCCATATGAGTGGGGTGGACGCGCACGCCCTGTGCGGGGCGCATCATTTACGGGAACTCAAGGCCATCGAAGAAATCGAAAAGGAGCCGTGGGCGTGCGCGATGAGCGTGCTGCTCAACAGCGCCAATCAGCTCAAGTGCGCGGCTCAGGGGCGAGGCGAGACCGAACTCCCCACGTCGGTTCACCACGACATCCTCACCAAATACATGGCGATCCTCACCGAGGGCCTCGCCTTCCATGAGCGACAAGACCCACTGGCTAGACGCACTGGTGCGCGAGGCCGAAAAGCCAGGCGGCCAGGCCATAACCTTCTGGTCCGCTTGCGCGACTACCGTGATGACGTCCTAAGGTTCCTTACGGACTTCACAGTTCCCTTCACCAACAATCAGGCCGAACGGGACCTGCGCATGATGAAGTTGCGCATGAAAATCTCGGGAACTTTCCGCACCCTCGAGGGCGCGCAGGTCTTCGCTGACATCAGATCCGTCATCTCGACGGTCAGAAAACACGGGGGCAATATCCTCGAAACACTCACCCTATCACCACAACAGATCATCGCGCGGCTCTAA
- a CDS encoding fused DSP-PTPase phosphatase/NAD kinase-like protein, translating to MLGRLSSRLKDRFDATKASFCTDLSTPENRRRAVIYERWFDHGILRRYWTNMFEIAPGVWRSNHPTAARLTALAQQGTHTIITLRGNRTTPWALLEHEACTRLGLRLETLALRSQHAPNRHDLQTLIDLFRRVEKPVLFHCKSGADRTGLASVIYLLVIEKQPLAQARKMLSWRYVHLSWTKAGVLDLLLDDFAASSYSDFEDWLEHDYDAAKLQAKFEAYGR from the coding sequence ATGTTGGGCAGATTGAGCAGTCGGTTAAAAGATCGCTTTGACGCGACCAAAGCATCCTTTTGCACGGACCTGTCCACACCCGAGAACCGACGCCGCGCGGTGATTTATGAACGCTGGTTTGATCACGGGATCTTGCGACGGTACTGGACCAATATGTTTGAAATTGCGCCAGGTGTCTGGCGCTCAAACCATCCGACTGCCGCAAGGCTTACGGCACTTGCTCAACAGGGCACTCACACCATCATAACCTTGCGTGGCAACCGCACCACACCTTGGGCGTTGTTGGAACACGAAGCCTGCACGCGGCTCGGACTTCGCCTCGAAACGTTGGCGTTAAGATCGCAACACGCGCCAAATCGCCACGACTTACAGACCCTGATTGATCTGTTTCGCAGAGTTGAAAAACCAGTTTTGTTCCACTGTAAATCCGGGGCCGACCGCACCGGCCTTGCCAGCGTTATTTACCTTTTGGTGATCGAAAAACAGCCACTCGCCCAAGCCCGCAAAATGTTGTCGTGGCGCTATGTCCATCTGAGTTGGACCAAAGCCGGAGTTTTGGACTTGCTGCTGGATGATTTCGCGGCGTCGTCCTATTCAGATTTCGAAGACTGGCTGGAACACGATTATGACGCCGCCAAATTACAGGCAAAGTTCGAAGCATATGGTCGATAG
- a CDS encoding glycosyltransferase has translation MAWMPRASRLIPNMDGPVKLTRLGDYPVHLRHFKNLDVLVGNQPGIATHSQDLGWDKPICTISNFARQVTPVPVSRGALDTPEDAFVISSAGRFVNRKGMDFLIRAAARVPNAYLWLIGEGKERDALEALAQSEGIAERTRFIGWVDEPIHYIAASDVFGITSRHEPLGNVVLEAWQAKVPVVATRSEGPSWYIVDGRNGVLTDIDDLDPFVAGLQKIKDDPAFGAKMVEGGSAPRNVSTTLRQWLLDFRLGFLRLVLVG, from the coding sequence ATGGCATGGATGCCGCGTGCCTCCCGCCTAATCCCGAATATGGACGGCCCCGTGAAATTAACGCGGCTCGGCGATTATCCCGTACATTTGCGCCACTTTAAGAACCTTGATGTTCTGGTCGGCAATCAGCCTGGCATCGCCACACACAGCCAAGACCTCGGCTGGGACAAGCCAATTTGCACCATTTCCAACTTTGCGCGCCAAGTGACGCCTGTGCCCGTGTCGCGCGGTGCGTTGGACACGCCCGAAGATGCATTTGTGATCTCAAGCGCGGGGCGGTTTGTGAACCGCAAGGGGATGGATTTTCTGATCCGTGCGGCGGCACGGGTGCCAAACGCCTATCTTTGGCTGATTGGTGAGGGCAAAGAGCGCGATGCGCTGGAAGCCCTTGCGCAAAGTGAAGGCATCGCAGAACGCACCCGATTTATCGGCTGGGTCGATGAACCAATCCACTATATCGCGGCCTCCGACGTCTTTGGCATAACATCGCGCCACGAACCTTTGGGCAATGTGGTGCTCGAAGCTTGGCAGGCCAAAGTGCCGGTCGTCGCCACCCGTTCAGAGGGGCCGTCATGGTACATAGTCGATGGCCGTAACGGCGTGCTGACCGATATTGATGACCTAGACCCGTTCGTGGCAGGCCTGCAGAAAATCAAAGACGATCCTGCTTTTGGCGCAAAAATGGTCGAAGGTGGCTCTGCGCCCCGGAACGTGTCAACGACTTTGAGACAGTGGCTTTTGGACTTTAGGCTTGGGTTTCTTCGGTTGGTTTTGGTGGGTTGA
- a CDS encoding transposase encodes MARRDSRGNIKSTYGYSVHTGVDEDGFIHRQTVTPGNAHDSTERDTLLLGDEAALYADAAYSSQATREKLAQFGIDDQVQRKGYWGHPLSKADLVRNKEIAVIRSGGERPFATYKSRYGLARTRLMGLAKNLTLFGLAAIAHNIAKGAKFLALYGLPDPEPTG; translated from the coding sequence TTGGCACGGAGGGACAGTCGCGGTAATATAAAGTCCACCTACGGCTACTCGGTCCACACTGGCGTCGACGAAGATGGCTTCATCCACCGCCAAACGGTCACACCAGGCAATGCCCATGACAGTACCGAACGGGACACGCTATTGCTGGGCGACGAGGCAGCGCTTTACGCGGATGCCGCCTATTCTTCGCAAGCCACACGCGAAAAATTGGCGCAGTTTGGTATTGATGATCAAGTGCAGCGCAAGGGTTATTGGGGCCACCCTTTGTCCAAAGCGGATTTGGTCCGCAACAAAGAGATTGCCGTGATCCGCTCCGGCGGCGAGCGCCCCTTTGCCACCTATAAATCCCGCTATGGATTAGCTCGAACGCGACTGATGGGGCTGGCTAAAAACCTGACCCTGTTCGGCCTGGCAGCCATCGCCCATAATATCGCGAAGGGGGCAAAGTTCTTGGCGCTCTACGGCCTGCCAGACCCGGAACCCACTGGATAA
- a CDS encoding IS3 family transposase (programmed frameshift): MVMPSQSPLSPDAGSGAVLAPTSPPRVVNAPLAPTAELTSIPKRRNFTAKYKLRILDETDQVADTGGVSAILRREGLYSSALTDWRRARAAGTLGALQPMRRGPQKAPANPLQAELAKANREVTALRRRLDQAEAIIAIQKKVAGLLDEMGADARAQRQIMMAVAIALPTGSGLTSAVCAALSLSRASVLRQRAALTAPPRTRPPRAASSRALPERERDQVLHHLREPRFADQTPTEVFATLLDEGTYLCSIRTMYRILAAQGEVGERRRQSTHPVYQKPELLAEAPNQVWSWDVTKLRGPVKWSYFYLYVILDIFSRRVVGWRVEHAESASQFKELFIDAMEKHEVPRDQLTLHADRGGPMKAKTTALMLVDLGVLKSHSRPHTSNDNPFSEAHFKTLKYQPEFPKNFETIEQARAFCRRFFAWYNQDHHHAGIGLMTPDQIHFGQAQEIYTARQATLDAAFLATPERFVHKPPKPPKPPQIPTAVWINPPKPTEETQA, translated from the exons ATGGTTATGCCTTCACAATCACCACTTTCGCCAGATGCTGGATCTGGAGCCGTTTTGGCCCCGACGTCGCCTCCCCGCGTTGTTAATGCGCCGTTGGCTCCCACAGCGGAACTGACGAGCATCCCGAAGCGACGCAACTTCACAGCCAAATACAAACTGCGCATTCTGGATGAGACGGACCAAGTGGCAGACACTGGCGGGGTTTCCGCCATTCTACGGCGGGAGGGGCTTTATTCCTCTGCACTGACCGATTGGCGCCGTGCGCGGGCGGCCGGCACATTGGGTGCATTGCAGCCAATGCGCCGTGGCCCACAAAAGGCACCTGCCAATCCATTGCAAGCTGAGCTGGCCAAGGCCAACCGTGAGGTGACAGCCTTGCGGCGCCGTCTGGATCAGGCGGAAGCCATCATTGCCATCCAAAAAAAAGTGGCGGGACTTCTGGACGAGATGG GAGCAGACGCAAGAGCGCAGCGGCAAATCATGATGGCCGTCGCGATTGCATTGCCCACCGGCAGCGGCTTGACCTCGGCTGTCTGCGCCGCGCTATCATTATCGCGCGCGAGCGTTCTTCGACAGCGTGCGGCGCTGACGGCACCACCACGCACACGCCCACCGCGCGCAGCGTCTTCGCGGGCTCTGCCGGAAAGGGAAAGAGACCAGGTATTGCACCACCTGCGCGAACCCCGCTTTGCGGATCAGACGCCCACAGAGGTCTTTGCCACCTTGCTGGATGAAGGCACCTATCTGTGTTCAATCCGCACGATGTATCGGATATTGGCCGCGCAGGGCGAAGTTGGCGAACGCCGCCGACAGAGCACACATCCCGTCTATCAAAAGCCTGAACTTCTAGCTGAAGCCCCCAATCAGGTCTGGTCTTGGGACGTCACCAAGCTGAGGGGCCCGGTGAAATGGTCCTACTTCTATCTCTATGTCATCCTCGACATCTTCAGCCGCCGCGTTGTTGGCTGGCGCGTCGAGCACGCGGAGAGCGCCAGCCAGTTCAAAGAGCTGTTCATCGACGCGATGGAAAAACACGAGGTTCCACGCGATCAGCTGACATTGCATGCAGATCGCGGTGGGCCCATGAAGGCAAAGACGACAGCCCTGATGCTGGTTGATCTTGGTGTGCTCAAGTCCCACAGTCGGCCCCACACCTCAAACGACAACCCGTTCTCCGAAGCCCACTTCAAAACACTGAAATATCAGCCAGAGTTCCCCAAGAACTTTGAAACCATCGAGCAGGCTCGCGCATTCTGCCGCAGGTTCTTTGCATGGTATAACCAAGACCATCATCACGCCGGGATTGGTCTGATGACGCCCGACCAAATCCATTTTGGGCAGGCCCAAGAAATCTACACCGCGCGACAAGCAACACTAGACGCGGCATTCCTCGCCACGCCCGAACGCTTCGTACACAAACCACCAAAACCACCAAAACCGCCTCAAATCCCGACCGCCGTCTGGATCAACCCACCAAAACCAACCGAAGAAACCCAAGCCTAA
- a CDS encoding DUF6444 domain-containing protein encodes MDQVTALEQLLATALRRIAELEAALASMAQENADLRRQLTKNSSNSSKPPSSDGLKKPVPRSLRGKSGKKSGG; translated from the coding sequence ATGGACCAAGTTACTGCTCTTGAACAACTCCTCGCCACGGCTCTGCGCAGGATCGCCGAGTTGGAAGCCGCGTTGGCGAGCATGGCGCAAGAGAATGCGGATCTGCGGCGTCAGTTGACCAAGAACAGCAGTAATAGCAGCAAGCCGCCTTCGAGTGATGGGTTGAAGAAGCCGGTACCGCGTAGCCTGCGTGGTAAGTCCGGTAAGAAAAGTGGTGGTTAA
- a CDS encoding lysophospholipid acyltransferase family protein, which produces MIEVGPLKDRIQYVFVTALLAALGVLPHRWRVPLAGWFATWILAPILGWRRRIGGNLDHAMPDLPAAKRRELLRTVPDNLGRLFMELFSPKDMQSIVANTPFTGAGAEALKAAMADGKAVICVSGHFGNYDVFRSAAIQHGGDVAGLFRPLNNKLIHARYIAAISAVGGKLFSRGRQGFAGMIRHLQGGGLMALLIDQHMNRGERLTFFDQPAFTAISAGQMALKYEALLFPVYGIRQPDGLSYVIEVEAQVPASDAVTMTQALNDSLEAQVRAHPEQWLWTHRRWKDRTKATGSPKAKTK; this is translated from the coding sequence GTGATCGAGGTAGGACCCCTGAAAGACCGCATTCAATACGTTTTTGTAACGGCCTTATTGGCGGCGTTGGGGGTTTTGCCACATCGGTGGCGGGTGCCGTTGGCGGGGTGGTTCGCGACGTGGATTTTGGCACCTATATTAGGGTGGCGGCGCAGGATTGGGGGTAACCTCGACCATGCGATGCCGGACCTGCCCGCGGCCAAACGACGTGAACTTTTGCGCACTGTGCCCGATAATTTGGGCCGCTTGTTCATGGAGCTCTTTTCACCAAAAGACATGCAAAGCATCGTTGCGAATACGCCGTTTACCGGCGCGGGAGCAGAGGCTTTGAAGGCCGCGATGGCTGACGGAAAGGCCGTGATTTGTGTGTCGGGGCATTTCGGAAACTACGATGTGTTCCGGTCTGCGGCGATCCAACACGGCGGCGATGTTGCCGGTTTGTTTCGCCCGCTCAATAATAAACTGATACATGCGCGCTACATCGCCGCCATTTCGGCCGTTGGCGGCAAGCTGTTTTCGCGGGGTCGTCAGGGGTTTGCGGGGATGATCCGGCATCTACAGGGCGGCGGGTTGATGGCTTTGTTGATTGATCAACATATGAACCGCGGTGAGCGACTGACATTCTTTGATCAACCGGCCTTCACGGCGATTTCGGCAGGGCAGATGGCGCTAAAATACGAGGCTTTGTTGTTTCCGGTCTATGGGATCCGTCAACCTGACGGCCTGAGCTATGTCATTGAGGTTGAAGCGCAGGTTCCTGCAAGCGACGCTGTGACAATGACCCAAGCGCTGAATGACAGTCTTGAGGCGCAGGTGCGTGCGCATCCAGAACAATGGCTTTGGACGCATCGGCGTTGGAAAGATCGCACCAAAGCCACGGGGTCACCAAAAGCGAAAACCAAGTAA
- a CDS encoding Cache 3/Cache 2 fusion domain-containing protein, with protein sequence MIIAKNLSLALSRYSQDAIAVFDFVVSHSRESTSSYPKLLPMFDIREVMLLDADNQLILQVTGGDEHTDVTLDPDIIAELRLLTAAKPGEIVVSGLRQYDGAPHFFIAQLLADGTVALAPWSTRYVIELQQSIAFGELGHSMMVDHQGLVVAHPNPEWQRVSKDASGLSVVQAMLDGRTGVMQFYSPPMDADMIAGYTYVPTTGWGVMVPQPIRELEANVDRTCQRL encoded by the coding sequence TTGATCATCGCCAAGAACCTCTCTTTGGCGCTTTCACGGTATTCTCAGGATGCGATTGCGGTCTTTGATTTCGTGGTTTCCCACAGCCGGGAAAGCACATCCAGCTACCCCAAGCTTCTACCTATGTTCGATATCCGTGAGGTGATGCTGCTTGATGCGGACAATCAACTGATCTTACAGGTAACTGGTGGTGATGAGCACACCGACGTAACGCTGGACCCAGACATTATTGCCGAACTGCGTCTGCTGACCGCAGCCAAACCGGGCGAGATTGTGGTATCGGGACTTCGCCAATATGACGGGGCACCACATTTCTTTATCGCGCAGCTGCTAGCGGACGGGACAGTCGCACTAGCTCCGTGGAGTACACGTTATGTAATTGAGCTTCAGCAATCCATTGCCTTCGGCGAACTTGGCCATTCAATGATGGTCGATCACCAAGGCCTAGTTGTGGCTCACCCTAACCCCGAATGGCAACGGGTCAGCAAAGATGCTTCGGGACTGTCCGTCGTTCAAGCGATGCTGGACGGCAGGACTGGAGTGATGCAGTTCTATTCGCCGCCCATGGATGCAGACATGATCGCAGGCTATACATATGTGCCGACAACTGGTTGGGGTGTAATGGTTCCGCAGCCGATCAGAGAGCTAGAGGCCAACGTGGACAGAACGTGTCAACGACTTTGA
- a CDS encoding 3-deoxy-D-manno-octulosonic acid transferase, protein MYLALSHVTAPVFSRIQRKALKVGKEDPARMAERWGRADRPRPDGPLVWFHAASVGETQSILPLVSVLLEARKDVTVLITSTTRTSAALLADTLPPRVVHQMVPYDTVKASRAFLQHWQPDVAIWIESELWPRMLREAGARAIPRLYLNARVSRRTARRWARFSGSARAVLSNFDMINVQEAATFDALSAIGVSGSKVVLTGSLKKDRAPLDCDEKELTRLRATIGDRPVWCAASTHSGEENIVLAAHQSHAGLLILVPRHPDRAGAIADLCLSAGFMTARRSSGDKIAPDTRVYIADTMGELGLWYRLASVSFVGGSLAPVGGHNPYEAAQLGSAILHGSNVANFASIYDDLDQVGGAKTVNDAMTLGDAVNLHDAAHKDMAVAATTVLNDGAGATDAALKVILQYLN, encoded by the coding sequence ATGTATTTGGCACTAAGCCATGTGACAGCACCGGTGTTTTCGCGCATCCAGCGCAAAGCGTTGAAAGTTGGCAAAGAAGACCCCGCGCGCATGGCTGAGCGTTGGGGGCGCGCAGATCGGCCCAGACCAGACGGGCCGCTGGTGTGGTTTCACGCGGCGAGTGTTGGTGAAACGCAATCGATCCTGCCGCTGGTCTCAGTCCTTCTTGAGGCGCGCAAAGACGTCACAGTGCTGATCACATCGACCACCCGCACGTCTGCCGCGCTGCTTGCCGATACGCTACCGCCAAGGGTCGTTCATCAAATGGTGCCCTATGATACAGTCAAGGCCAGCCGTGCGTTTTTGCAACACTGGCAGCCCGACGTCGCGATCTGGATTGAGAGCGAATTGTGGCCAAGGATGCTGCGAGAGGCCGGCGCGCGCGCCATTCCGAGGCTGTACCTGAATGCCCGCGTGTCGCGTCGAACCGCCCGTCGCTGGGCGCGGTTTTCGGGTTCGGCGCGCGCTGTCTTGTCGAACTTCGATATGATTAATGTTCAGGAAGCGGCCACGTTTGACGCGCTGTCCGCAATTGGTGTGTCAGGTTCGAAGGTCGTGTTGACGGGGTCCCTCAAGAAAGATCGCGCACCGCTGGACTGTGACGAAAAAGAACTGACCCGTCTGCGTGCGACGATTGGCGACAGACCTGTGTGGTGCGCGGCATCGACCCATTCGGGCGAGGAAAACATTGTGCTCGCCGCACATCAATCGCATGCAGGCCTATTGATCCTTGTGCCTAGACATCCCGATCGGGCTGGTGCGATTGCGGACCTTTGTTTGTCTGCGGGTTTCATGACAGCGCGGCGCAGTTCTGGCGATAAGATTGCGCCGGATACGCGGGTCTATATCGCCGACACGATGGGCGAACTTGGGCTTTGGTACCGGCTGGCGTCGGTTTCGTTTGTCGGCGGATCGTTGGCGCCAGTCGGGGGGCACAATCCATACGAGGCGGCGCAATTGGGATCTGCAATTCTGCATGGTTCAAACGTGGCTAATTTTGCCAGTATCTACGACGATCTGGATCAAGTGGGCGGCGCGAAAACGGTGAACGATGCAATGACACTCGGCGATGCAGTGAACCTACACGACGCCGCGCACAAGGACATGGCCGTAGCCGCGACCACAGTGCTGAACGACGGAGCCGGTGCGACGGACGCGGCATTGAAGGTGATCCTTCAATACCTAAATTGA
- a CDS encoding IS3 family transposase (programmed frameshift) → MVMPSQSPLSPDAGSGAVLAPTSPPRVVNAPLAPTAELTSIPKRRNFTAKYKLRILDETDQVADTGGVSAILRREGLYSSALTDWRRARAAGTLGALQPMRRGPQKAPANPLQAELAKANREVTALRRRLDQAEAIIAIQKKVAGLLDEMGADARAQRQIMMAVAIALPTGSGLTSAVCAALSLSRASVLRQRAALTAPPRTRPPRAASSRALPERERDQVLHHLREPRFADQTPTEVFATLLDEGTYLCSIRTMYRILAAQGEVGERRRQRTHPVYQKPELLAEAPNQVWSWDITKLRGPVKWSYFYLYVILDIFSRRVVGWRVEHAESASQFKELFIDAMEKHEVPRDQLTLHADRGGPMKAKTTALMLVDLGVLKSHSRPHTSNDNPFSEAHFKTLKYQPEFPKNFETIEQARAFCRRLFAWYNQDHHHAGIGLMTPDQIHFGQAQEIYTARQATLDAAFLATPERFVHKPPKPPQIPTAVWINPPKPTEETQA, encoded by the exons ATGGTTATGCCTTCACAATCACCACTTTCGCCAGATGCTGGATCTGGAGCCGTTTTGGCCCCGACGTCGCCTCCCCGCGTTGTTAATGCGCCGTTGGCTCCCACAGCGGAACTGACGAGCATCCCGAAGCGACGCAACTTCACAGCCAAATACAAACTGCGCATTCTGGATGAGACGGACCAAGTGGCAGACACTGGCGGGGTTTCCGCCATTCTACGGCGGGAGGGGCTTTATTCCTCTGCACTGACCGATTGGCGCCGTGCGCGGGCGGCCGGCACATTGGGTGCATTGCAGCCAATGCGCCGTGGCCCACAAAAGGCACCTGCCAATCCATTGCAAGCTGAGCTGGCCAAGGCCAACCGTGAGGTGACAGCCTTGCGGCGCCGTCTGGATCAGGCGGAAGCCATCATTGCCATCCAAAAAAAAGTGGCGGGACTTCTGGACGAGATGG GAGCAGACGCAAGAGCGCAGCGGCAAATCATGATGGCCGTCGCGATTGCATTGCCCACCGGCAGCGGCTTGACCTCGGCTGTCTGCGCCGCGCTATCATTATCGCGCGCGAGCGTTCTTCGACAGCGTGCGGCGCTGACGGCACCACCACGCACACGCCCACCGCGCGCAGCGTCTTCGCGGGCTCTGCCGGAAAGGGAAAGAGACCAGGTATTGCACCACCTGCGCGAACCCCGCTTTGCGGATCAGACGCCCACAGAGGTCTTTGCCACCTTGCTGGATGAAGGCACCTATCTGTGTTCAATCCGCACGATGTATCGGATATTGGCCGCGCAGGGCGAAGTTGGCGAACGCCGCCGACAGCGCACACATCCCGTCTATCAAAAGCCTGAACTTCTAGCTGAAGCCCCCAATCAGGTCTGGTCTTGGGACATCACCAAGCTGAGGGGCCCGGTGAAATGGTCCTACTTCTATCTCTATGTCATCCTCGACATCTTCAGCCGCCGCGTTGTTGGCTGGCGCGTCGAGCACGCGGAGAGCGCCAGCCAGTTCAAAGAGCTGTTCATCGACGCGATGGAAAAACACGAGGTTCCACGCGATCAGCTGACATTGCATGCAGATCGCGGTGGGCCCATGAAGGCAAAGACGACAGCCCTGATGCTGGTTGATCTTGGTGTGCTCAAGTCCCACAGTCGGCCCCACACCTCAAACGACAACCCGTTCTCCGAAGCCCACTTCAAAACACTGAAATATCAGCCAGAGTTCCCCAAGAACTTTGAAACCATCGAGCAGGCTCGCGCATTCTGCCGCAGGCTCTTTGCATGGTATAACCAAGACCATCATCACGCCGGGATTGGTCTGATGACGCCCGACCAAATCCATTTTGGGCAGGCCCAAGAAATCTACACCGCGCGACAAGCAACACTAGACGCGGCATTCCTCGCCACGCCCGAACGCTTCGTACACAAACCACCAAAACCGCCTCAAATCCCGACCGCCGTCTGGATCAACCCACCAAAACCAACCGAAGAAACCCAAGCCTAA